ttatagtaCACATGTCCTAATACTTTAAATCATATAAAAGTAAAGTTTTAGATTGCCAAATTTCTCGTTAAGAATGTTGTGTAATAATTAGATGAGAAATAATGTTGACTATTTTGTATAACAAATTGCAAAATCTAAaccgaatttaaattattacgaGATCACCTTTgatattttgttcttttttcagaatttgaGCAATTGCATGGGTTCCTTTCATCAAAATATGAGGTGTTTAAATACACCCCCACAAAAGACATTGAACGTAAATACTCAGCCGGTGGTGTCGCCATCATAGATCAGATACTATGTTCCTATGCAAGATATTTCGTCGGGACTAGCGACAGCACATTCTCGTATCGCATACGGGAAGAAAGGGAGATCATAGGATTTCCGACTAAAATGACCTTTAATGTGTTATGTAAGAACAAAGACAAGTGCGAAAAGCCTTCTGTGtggaaaattgtattttagaaaatcaggtatgttatttatttaacgaaattttcaatttttttatgtttatttacaatgaatggccaaaaataaatcgaaataaaaatataatgctTTCTAAAGCACAAGCTAGACGCAAGATTTATTACCAATATTCTAtccagttttgaaaaaaatttaattaattagaataaTTTTCGTCATCCTGTGCAAAATATAGTActgattaaatttatatttctacTGCTTTTGTAGAACTCTCAATGAATGTCAAAATTGTTCATTTCGTAATCAATATAATCTCTGATAATTAATTCGGGTCGGGATTTGGTTTATTGTTTATCATCGAGGGGCTACATTTACTTCAtgtagttttcaaattaatcaaaagTGTATATTTAAACCTAAATGGATATTGaacaatcaaaatttgaaaaaaattctagaaaactGTTAGGGTTTGAgatcaaatttaaagaaatatgtgaaattttaGCCCTTTGTATATTATAAACTATTAACTTTCGTATATGACAAATTTAGCcaaattgtaatatttagCACAAAGAAGTTATAAATTAAGCTTAACCCCCTAAGTGTGGGTGGAGACCACCCTACAGgagcaaaaaaatttagctTATAGAAGCAATCTTACATGTCTTTTTTACCTCTTGGTGTAGGAATCATCTGGATATTGAAACAGTGCAATACTGTTTATGACAAGATGTGTTGAAGTTAAATATCTTACAATGAGAAGCACTTAGTATACATTCATAAAATCTTTTCCAGTAGTCACTTTTTATACCTTATAATTCTTGTAGAATTTAAGTTAAGGTGACTCCAGATATATGTGCAAGTACGTGCGTCTCAGTTTCGAATTGATTTAACGTACTGTTCCACAAGAGCACGTTTCTATTCATAACCCTTCGTTTGACAGGGCaattacttaaatatcaaagaaaacTACACATTATGttatacttattttttactgcaataatcgaattaaattacaaaacacaggtaaatatttaaatgctaTAGAAATAAACGTAAGAAACTGTTAGGACAAATTACTAATGGAATGAAATTGGtataaatttgacaaaaacatAACCATTGCCTGCTtgctttaaagaaataaatacaattacCAAGTTTACACTGCCAAAGACACACACAATTATTAAGAATTATCTTATTTGATTCAAATTATACCCAATATTTGATGCCACTTTATATGATGTAGCCCTATCTACATTTACTATAAGTCTAAAGTATCGAACCTGTAAAGGTTAAGTGTTTCTTTGCATAAGTTAGATCTCAATACCCTTATATTCTGAGACATCGTCCGATGTTTCCAAACGAAGTCGAATGTGTTCTAGAGTATTATTGAAGTGTTTTGTTATTTGCTCTGTTTCGTCTGAACTTTCTAGGTTCGGAAGTTcttccttgatttttttaataaccttAAATCGAATAGAAATACGTCAATCCAACTTAAAATAACGATAAGAAAATGTCTATCATATAAAGGTCATCATTATTCTAGCTCTATCCGTAACCAGCCAATTTAGGTGACTTTTCTCCACATTCCAGAAACATGTTATTATATCATATATCTGGCccaattattagaaaatactaaattaCCTGGTTTAAAATGTCGATATTCACTTGTTCATTCCCTTTTTCTAAGAAGTAAACGTAATGATTAAGCAGCTCCACAAAGAGCTGAACTTGAACGCTTACATCCATACATTGCTTTGCTATCCGTAAGCCTTTCTTCAAGCATTCTACCACtctgaaatgaaaaagaaCTGAAATCTAATGGGATATGTAAGAAAACAGGTCAAAATTAACTACTTATGCGTTAAGACATGTAGGTATTGAGGCAACAGAATAAGAACATGGGAAATACCAAATTTACATCTTAGTGTAGATACAATAATTGTGAGGAAAcatctgaaaatttattaatgtaccTTTTTCCATCACGCGTCTCCTCTCTATTGCTCGCTAAACTTTTACCACTCCAGAATAAATGACTACAGGTAGCCACCCCTCTGCATTGATctggtttttttaaaagtttactgGCGGCTGGaaacaagttaaaaataaagttgaaacGATGTTAATACGtttaaaataggatttttCCTGTAAAGTTCGAGGTGTGGCAACTGAATGCGCCGATCGACTTTAGAAAAACAAActtataatttagaaaaatctgAACATTTGGTATTACACGAAAGTCGATGGAGGCACTatgactaaaatattttcaacatgacccatattgttatatttttagactTTCTTCAACGTTTTGGACAATCTTTCCAAAtatatgtaagtttttataCCTATCTATACAATATAATGACTGACAACTATTTTCATTGCCTTTCTTTCCTTAAGAAATAGTTACTGCAATCGGAAAATAACGTTAATGAGTGTTTGTTctagataaaaaatatgttttattaaaacactCCTATTACCACATCAACTGTACTTACCCAAAGCACACTGAGTCCTTAAAGGATCAGAATTTTCCTCCGAGAAACAACTAATTTGTTCCAACGTACCTACAATTAGAGTAATAGCAGCGAGCTGCGCTTTCGAGTCAGATATTTCATCTTCATACAACGAAAAAGCTTGAGACATGAATTCGTAAGCCACAGTTTCATGATTATCAAAacctgaaagaaaaatttgcatattcaCATtagaattgttgaaaaaaatgtggcaGTTTTAGtggaaatgcattttttttcaacgtactgtaaattaaagcaaaaagtttGGGTGACAGTTATAGATATGATTTATTGGAGAAAAATTGTAGATAATATAAATGAATGGGTTTTCTCGAAGTTCTTACTTAACTTACCAATTTGATCGATGGCTAGAGCACCCTGCAAGAACAACCTCAAAGGTAATTCAGCCAATTCAGCCTTCACCAAAGCTGTGATGGTTTGATGGCAAAATTGAAACAGTTTCGTGCACTtcttttcccatttttcttctttcagaGCCTTGTATTTATAAGCCAGTTGGTAAGCTTGGAATATTAATGGAGGTAacgtatatttaatttttaaagcgCCACCGGTACCTAGAATCTAAagcaaatagaaaattttctctaattttcttttgataagAAAATGAGACTTAATACgtgattaaataaaattataaaagtatTAATGCGAGTTTAAACTTAGAAACTTTCTTGTTACCTTACGAGCAGCAgacaaaatcaaatattgttCATCAGCAGCATCCGCCTTTAGTTGATGAATAAACCGGGCAAGTAAACATTGCTCCTCTGCCAATTCTTCTTCATCAATTTCCCCTAGAGGATGCTcctttttctcagaaactagaGTGTTAAGCAGAGTCAAAGCTTGCTCCGTCTCATCGGGTGTGGGtattattgtttcattttcgAGAGCGTTGTTGAGAATGTAAATGCTTAATGATTTCCGTCCGTTATAATCCAGATGCTGCATTAAACCTATATTAAGAGTTTGTTTCAGTTGGGATATATTATGAGTAGATTCTTCAATGCGTGGCAAAGCTTCAAACAACCTTTAATTCACTagcgattttaaaaaatttaatccatTGACATAACTGACTTTATGTAATAAAGTTAATTACATTTTCCAAGATCAAACATAAcagaaatttctttatttctttaccataatatattaaaaaccaaataaaattttgcatgaAACTTGTAACTTAAAcctttttatttactttaaacacgcactttttgcataaataacTATTGCCTTAAGAGATAGTCGTAGAGGTatcgaaaattaatttgcattttcaatatgatgcaaattaatttgcaatattaaatttatttttaataatgagtAGAACTTCAAAGCAACAAGTTAAACTTACCTGCATAATgcttcaactttaacacctcTAAAACATTGTTATATGAATCAATAggaattttcaatagtttttgtAGTTCTTTAGCCACAAAAGTATGATTCTCAAGATGTTCTAAACCAAGTCGTTGAAACATCTGAGAATGTAAAGACCgtgataataaattaaacatttttgaccaGGGTAAAATCTAACGTTACCTCAACACTAGATAGCATTACTTTATCAATATAATCAATTCTATCTGGATAACATTTTAGAGCCAGATTGACGAGAGCCACCTGCAAAGCAACCATATCTTCTGAAGGCAAATATTGTCTATTACTTATTATTGAAGAAACCTGATCCGAAAACACTTCAAACAGCTGAACCTCTTTTAAAATACTaacacctaaaaaaaaattttaggaaataatTACACGAATCAAGAATCTAGAAGactagataaaaaaatttaaaacttttatggttctaataaatgttaaatgttagCATTTAGATCGCCACCCACatgaacaataattatatatacTAATACATATAATTGTCGCCATTTCttataataatttccaaagtatttaaatataaaatgaccTCACCCTCACTGTTCAAATTATCAGATCTTTGATTAAAAGTGGCGAGTCTCTCCATCAAGCTAATCACGATGTTTTTAACGTTGACGCCTTGTTCTAATTCGGCACACGACTTCAAAAATGGAGTAAGTGTTTGGATATGAAATTCATCCGGGAATACTTGAATAATGCATTCCATTAGATATTCTTGAGCGATCGCGTCTCGACAACTAACAACCtgagataaaaattcaatttcacctgctttatactttttattaaaattagttgATATTAAATGCCATATCAGAtatataacttttatattatcAGCTTACCTGCTCCAAAATTCCAGGCAAAACAAGCTTCTGATACTTTTCTAAAGTAACCGTTTCCAACTGGCTTAAACGCACTAAATTGGTGCCAACCAAAATTCTCAATTCCTCTCTTTCCCTTTCTCTATGCTGTCGTTCTCTAGAATGGCCTTGATGTTGCATTCTTACCTAATACAGAAATATATTAATAGCTCAATAGGGGACAATGATAAAACCATTTACCCATAGTTTATTCATTTCTGCAAAATTCATTAACACAAAATCAATGGAGTCCTTAACAGTGCCTTCGGGAGCGTCCCCTTCAGTGTCGGGAGCATCAGGCAACACATTCCTGGTGCATTGTAAAAGATAGTTTCTTAGAAAAAGACCTCTTAATGGATGCTGCACACCTAGCAAacaaacatacatatatatcaTATTGTAAGTTTATGTACCAAtatgtaacaaaaattatcaataatctTTGGAACAATAGCCTGAATGACAAATTAACCTGAAGCGAAGTAACAAATTGAAAgtagcttttttttaatttgtgatTGTAAATAACagatacctaatattttaatatgatacattgtataagaaatataaaaatattttaataaaaatcccttagtatttaaaaacttaataagaaGTGTGGTATTTAAAGTacagatattattttttttaataatttctcaaaaatactTACCTCTACACATTTCCACTAAATCTTTAAGTAAATCTCTCCTTAATGTtgtattagttttaatataaacaagTCCAACAGTGATTAACAGATACAGCCTTGGTACAATATTTCCAGCATATTGAACAAGTTCATATAAATCTGGCACTTTCCTGCCTTTCTGAAATTCATCCACGAGATACAATTCAAGGTGCCTTAGTTCATCAGTAATTGCCATGTCTAAAAAACAGATGTAGAAATGACAACAATCAAACACCAATAGTAGTAAGAAAGGTGTTTCCCAAATAAGTATAAGattagaaatataaaaaccCTTTCAATAATTATCAGTATTAAGTAAAATCAGGCTATCTTTTTTCTCAATGTAATAgattaatattcaaaattcctGGTTAAGAATactctgaaataaattttgtttactgcATGCACTTCTTAGTTAAATTTGATCTTCAAGTTGActtgtatatatatgtatgtaatgtaaataatgaattaagaCAAGCAAGTTCTGTTTACAAATCTTTCTAGACGTCTTCCATTTTCCttgatcaaaaatattttgatacatCTGTCAGTGTGTACCCATGTGCCCAATATATCTATGTTATGCAGTATTTGatacttatttaaatgaaaattgtatgGGAAATCAAGTCCAATTGATCCAAAAGCTATCAACATTGTCTGAGAATGACTGTAAGCTGACCCATCTGACTTGACCTCATACATTTTAAGTACAATTTAAAAGCATATTGAAACAAAAtgcctgtatttttttagtttagttttGTTCTGCCCTCTTAGTTATTGTAATGTTGATTTtgactaaataaataataaagaattagTAAGCAGTTGTATATATAATAcattaaatacttaataagATTGGCAATAAAAGTAACACTTTCAAGATAAGCTACTGATTGTTTACTCTGCTGTGGATGTAAGTATGAGGACTTACATACACCAAGTTGCATATTAGATCCTTTTTAAAATGGACATGAAAACCACTTACAAAAATTCTGAggaaaatttctaattgaCCCAGGGACATTACATAGTTCTCAActtagtttcaaatttaaatgagtTACTACAAGGCCAATTATCAGTACACCTTATTACTAAGAAATAATAGCTGTTCTTATGACTCAAATAACTACACTGAAACGTGATTTTCCATGTGTGTGTaagtgaatattaaaaaaaatatattgatgtCTCAGGAGATGTCTGAACATTGtatctgaaaataaacttaattgGTTTTATTGAGGGTAAAATGAAAGCCCTCAAACAAGTTACAAATATAAATACTACTTTGCAAATCATAATATTGTTGTGGAGATTGACTTACATAACTTAAAATATAAGAACCGAATAAATGTTACTTACAAAGTTCATAATAACTCTTTGGAGAGAGTAGAGAAGTTCGAAGTTCTGCAAGCATTGCACTGGCATTTTTTAGGGCATCCATTAACTTGTTTTTATCTAAAGCTCGCTTCATGTGGAAAGCTTGAGCCTTTACCACACCTAAGGCATCATGTAGATATTTTTCCTGCTCTTCAACTGGCGATATTTGAGGCGGAGTTGAAggctaaaataaaaaaaccgattacattaacatttcaaaaaggaaaatctaATTCAAAACGATGAGGAAACAGCTTGCTGCAAGACGAAAAgaattaccaaaaaattactgaaaaaagAAGCAAATTCTTCTTTCCAAAAGTCAGGAATTGTTGGAGAACCCATAGCATTACAAAACACACGCAGTAGAAACTAGATTTCCCTTAccattttagtttaaatttcctttttctacgtaaataaatttactgcataaaatttatgaaaaaataaacattgtcCGGTGTCTTGTCACTGTCAATCAATACATATTTTGATGAGTAGTACACGTACATCGGTCTATTTCGCTCTATCTGTCCAAAAAGATGAGAAAAAAGAAGACAAAAGTACATTTCAAGGTCTACACCATTGACCAcaaagaaattatttccagCGTAGATTGGAAATGTTAAACGATTACATTCACAAATTGATATTCTTATATGTCATGTAGATTATCACTTATGGGAAAAACCTAATTAAAACTCATAAACATGTAAGGTTTGCATATTATTACTGTAATGTGTATATTAATTTGTTCAATAAGCAAGACAGAAATTTTGTCGATGACCAAGATAcctacaaattattttaaacaaaacaatttctaatataAATATCAGCCCTTGTAAGTTATGTCTAACATGAATTGATGTTCTcaccaaaatttttttcaacttaaGAGTACTTGTTTCCTCACGCCAGTTTGTTACAAATAAATGGTGCCTTTTGTATCTTAAAGCTTCGATTCCAGAGGTTAATCTATGTACATAATCACTGCAACtcttcaaagttttattttcaagttcaaAATTTAGATCAAGTAACGGAGAATACATATGaggtaacaaaaaaattcctgaTTAAAAATAGATAACTATTAATTCCCTCAGTATCATATCATTTCTAAGTATCATATCTAAAttgcatatattttaaaagggttatatttttgaagctATTCGTAAACTAAATATACTCCATCAAACGTGGCAACTCTTATTTGAATATCTTTagatttatatatgtatagtttTTGGTTCATATCATTAGAACAGGAAACTCCCAACTAAAGTCCACCTACATAATAGGTATACCATTATTGTTATAACCACTGCGACTTGAATTATGGCAAAGTACGCTCTTTTTATTATCACtattaattattcttaaaaaatcaatttcgaAGCTTCAAGCTAAGCAATGTTAAATATGATgaaatgattaaaatgaaaaggaaaattaatattaaaatgtaaattgttgACATTTGACATTGACAAGGGTGTCTTCAAGGAGAAAACGTCAATGGTTGAAAGCTCGTTTTAGCGGCTCCTCCCGTTCCCCGGCCCAATCCACCGCTCAACGTCTGTATGTGATTTGAGGTTTATCTTGTGTGTAGTTTTTAGTTTTGCACTGTTCCAATCTTGAAAAGtgaaaacagattttaaattcaaattaaaatttcgaattaattccgGAATAGAAATGGAATGggaatatttataattatcgAAGCAGGATGATTACTGTGAAAAAACGTTACATTGCCTTCTATTCCTATAT
The sequence above is drawn from the Euwallacea similis isolate ESF13 chromosome 22, ESF131.1, whole genome shotgun sequence genome and encodes:
- the Vps35 gene encoding vacuolar protein sorting-associated protein 35 isoform X2 translates to MPSTPPQISPVEEQEKYLHDALGVVKAQAFHMKRALDKNKLMDALKNASAMLAELRTSLLSPKSYYELYMAITDELRHLELYLVDEFQKGRKVPDLYELVQYAGNIVPRLYLLITVGLVYIKTNTTLRRDLLKDLVEMCRGVQHPLRGLFLRNYLLQCTRNVLPDAPDTEGDAPEGTVKDSIDFVLMNFAEMNKLWVRMQHQGHSRERQHREREREELRILVGTNLVRLSQLETVTLEKYQKLVLPGILEQVVSCRDAIAQEYLMECIIQVFPDEFHIQTLTPFLKSCAELEQGVNVKNIVISLMERLATFNQRSDNLNSEGVSILKEVQLFEVFSDQVSSIISNRQYLPSEDMVALQVALVNLALKCYPDRIDYIDKVMLSSVEMFQRLGLEHLENHTFVAKELQKLLKIPIDSYNNVLEVLKLKHYAGLMQHLDYNGRKSLSIYILNNALENETIIPTPDETEQALTLLNTLVSEKKEHPLGEIDEEELAEEQCLLARFIHQLKADAADEQYLILSAARKILGTGGALKIKYTLPPLIFQAYQLAYKYKALKEEKWEKKCTKLFQFCHQTITALVKAELAELPLRLFLQGALAIDQIGFDNHETVAYEFMSQAFSLYEDEISDSKAQLAAITLIVGTLEQISCFSEENSDPLRTQCALAASKLLKKPDQCRGVATCSHLFWSGKSLASNREETRDGKRVVECLKKGLRIAKQCMDVSVQVQLFVELLNHYVYFLEKGNEQVNIDILNQVIKKIKEELPNLESSDETEQITKHFNNTLEHIRLRLETSDDVSEYKGIEI
- the Vps35 gene encoding vacuolar protein sorting-associated protein 35 isoform X1, encoding MGSPTIPDFWKEEFASFFSNFLPSTPPQISPVEEQEKYLHDALGVVKAQAFHMKRALDKNKLMDALKNASAMLAELRTSLLSPKSYYELYMAITDELRHLELYLVDEFQKGRKVPDLYELVQYAGNIVPRLYLLITVGLVYIKTNTTLRRDLLKDLVEMCRGVQHPLRGLFLRNYLLQCTRNVLPDAPDTEGDAPEGTVKDSIDFVLMNFAEMNKLWVRMQHQGHSRERQHREREREELRILVGTNLVRLSQLETVTLEKYQKLVLPGILEQVVSCRDAIAQEYLMECIIQVFPDEFHIQTLTPFLKSCAELEQGVNVKNIVISLMERLATFNQRSDNLNSEGVSILKEVQLFEVFSDQVSSIISNRQYLPSEDMVALQVALVNLALKCYPDRIDYIDKVMLSSVEMFQRLGLEHLENHTFVAKELQKLLKIPIDSYNNVLEVLKLKHYAGLMQHLDYNGRKSLSIYILNNALENETIIPTPDETEQALTLLNTLVSEKKEHPLGEIDEEELAEEQCLLARFIHQLKADAADEQYLILSAARKILGTGGALKIKYTLPPLIFQAYQLAYKYKALKEEKWEKKCTKLFQFCHQTITALVKAELAELPLRLFLQGALAIDQIGFDNHETVAYEFMSQAFSLYEDEISDSKAQLAAITLIVGTLEQISCFSEENSDPLRTQCALAASKLLKKPDQCRGVATCSHLFWSGKSLASNREETRDGKRVVECLKKGLRIAKQCMDVSVQVQLFVELLNHYVYFLEKGNEQVNIDILNQVIKKIKEELPNLESSDETEQITKHFNNTLEHIRLRLETSDDVSEYKGIEI